The Vicia villosa cultivar HV-30 ecotype Madison, WI linkage group LG1, Vvil1.0, whole genome shotgun sequence genome includes a region encoding these proteins:
- the LOC131604838 gene encoding uncharacterized protein LOC131604838, which translates to MALSATFITPSPSSSNLYAKIRKPFLSHSVYLLKPLKIRASATLNYSNVETSSPLKTSNWQWKFKDNLVNVYYEEHVRESEEPSQNILMMPTISDVSTVEEWRLVAQDIAQRNGGVNYRATIVDWPGLGYSDRPKIDYNADVLEKFLVDFVNSPDGPVKQSGNDLVIFGGGHAASIVVRAAKKGLVKPKAIAAVAPTWSGPLPIVFGRDSSMETRYGFLRGTLKAPAVGWMMYNMLVSNENAIQSQYKSHVYANPDNVTPAIVESRYALTKRKGARYLPAAFLTGLLDPVTSREEFLQLFADLEGKIPVFVVSSKGSPKRSKAEMEALKGAKGVTKFVEVPGALLPQEEYPAEVAEELYQFLQQYFGSVA; encoded by the exons ATGGCTCTCTCTGCAACATTCATCACTCCTTCACCTTCAAGTTCCAACCTTTATGCTAAAATTCGAAAACCCTTTCTCTCTCACTCCGTATATCTTCTTAAACCCCTCAAGATCCGAGCTTCAGCTACCCTCAATTATTCCAATGTCGAGACATCTTCCCCATTGAAG ACTAGCAACTGGCAGTGGAAATTCAAGGACAATTTGGTAAATGTTTATTATGAGGAACATGTGAGGGAGAGTGAGGAGCCTTCCCAGAATATCTTGATGATGCCAACCATTTCTGATGTTAGCACTGTTGAGGAATGGAGATTGGTTGCTCAAGACATTGCTCAACGGAATGGCGGTGTCAATTATCGCGCAACTATTGTTGATTGGCCTGGTCTAGGTTATTCTGATCGTCCGAAGATTGAttacaatgctgatgttttggAAAAATTTCTGGTTGATTTCGTTAATTCACCCGATGGTCCAGTAAAACAATCAG GCAATGATTTGGTGATATTTGGAGGAGGGCATGCTGCTTCAATAGTTGTCCGTGCTGCGAAAAAGGGTCTAGTGAAGCCCAAAGCTATAGCTGCTGTTGCACCAACTTGGTCTGGTCCCCTTCCTATCGTGTTTGGTCGAGATTCCAGCATGGAAACAAG ATATGGTTTTCTAAGAGGCACCTTAAAGGCGCCTGCAGTTGGATGGATGATGTATAACATGCTTGTGAGCAATGAGAATGCAATCCAATCACAGTACAAATCCCACGTATACGCCAACCCTGATAACGTGACGCCAGCTATTGTTGAAAGCAGATATGCATTGACAAAACGGAAAGGAGCACGTTACTTGCCCGCAGCTTTCTTGACCGGACTACTCGATCCTGTAACATCTCGCGAGGAGTTCCTTCAACTCTTTGCAGACTTGGAAGGAAAGATACCAGTATTTGTTGTATCATCGAAAGGGTCTCCTAAAAGGTCTAAAGCTGAGATGGAAGCTCTTAAGGGAGCTAAAGGGGTGACCAAGTTTGTGGAAGTGCCTGGTGCTCTTCTTCCACAAGAGGAGTACCCTGCAGAAGTCGCAGAAGAGCTTTATCAATTCTTGCAACAGTATTTTGGCTCCGTCGCTTAA